CGGAAAGCTCCTTGAGTTTGCTCGTATGGTAAAGCCTCTCCTCCGCGTCGTCCATCGTCTTGAAGTCCTCAAAGCTCTTAATGGTTCGGTCCTTGCTTGCCTTTCGTTTCATCAGCCTCTCAAACCTTATCTCCGGCCTCGCCTCGACATAAATCACCTTTCCGCCGAGCCGTTTGATTGCCTCTACCTCCTCCCTCGAGCGGACGCCATCAATGACGATGTTCTTGCAGTGCCTTTTCTTATCCACCGCGAGCCTTATGAGTATATCCCCGCCGTATTTTTCCTTGAGGTACTTTCCGAACGCTATGAGCCTTTCACGCGTCGGCTCGGCTTTCTCTGGAAGCTCCGGAATCCAGGAATAGCCCGAGACGTTGTGGGTCAAGAGGTCTATGAGCGGTTCACTGCAGGAAACCCTGCAGAAGCCCCTCTCCTCAAAGAACTTGGCCACGGTGGTTTTTCCGGCGGCTATTTTTCCAACAACACCGACTATCATTTGCCCTTCCTCCAGTAGCGCCATACGATTTTAGCCCCATCCGTCGATTCCATAAGTCCTTTATACGTCATCTCGGCAACGAATCTGAGCAATTCCACCTTATCGACCATCGTCGGGAACTCAAATCCAAAGAGATATTTCAGCTCGAAGAAACCGATGTGGAGAAGCCTGAAGGGGTTGAGGAAGTAGACTCCTCCCCTCTCTTTAAAGGAAAATGGGAAATCCGCAAGGACGAGTTCCCTGTTTCTCTCCTCTGCAATCTCGGCGAGCTTTGCTTCATCGGGATAAAAAAGCTCCCTCAGGTTTCCTTCAATCGGCTCGTAGTTCAGCCTCGGAAAGGTATACTTCAGCCCGACCGCTTCATGAGGCAGTCCGAGCCTTTTAGAAAAGCCCAGAAGGGGTTTCGCGCTGAAACTCAGAAATACAAGGGTCATGACGTTTCCCTTAACTTCCGGCCACTTCCGGGGTGGAAATCTTTTCTCAGCATCAATAATCGGGAGCAGAAACTCAAGTTCAGTCCCCTCGACGAGCTTTTCTGCCTCCTCAAGTTTTTCCCGCTTTATCTCCAGGTCGAGGTTTGAATAAACGGTGACCTGCCTTACGCCGAGCCTCTCCCTGAGTTTTCCTATGACGAGGCTGTTGCCTATAACCACGCTCTTGTCGGTTCTATCGTGGGCTATTATGAAGAGCTTATCCCCTTCGGACTCATAGCGAACTTCATCTATCTTAAAGGGGCTCTCTGGAAGCCCGTGTTCTTTACGTATTTCCCTTACAAGTTCCGCTATTCCCTCTGCCGTGAACATCGGGAGAACTTCCCGGGGGTGCTTTTAAGAAAATTGTTCCAAAATAGGAACAAAGATTTTAAAATTATGGAACAAACTTCCGCCGGTGGTGGTTATGAAAATCGGGGCAAAAGAGATAGCCATCTCGGGCGTAATGCTGGGACTCGCTCTCCTTCTGGACGTTGCCCCCCTCGATTTCCCCACGGTCTGGGGCATGAAGATTGACGTCGTTGCGGTTCCGATAATACTGGTTTACTTCCTCCTCGGATTCTGGGGAGGGGTTTTTGCTCTCGGACTTCTTTTCCTCGGCCTCAGCGTCGTTTCATCGGCCAGCTGGCTCGGGGCCATGATGAAAACTATAGCGACGTTTGGGGTTCTTATCGGGCTTGAAATCGCAAGGAGAACGGTTGGCTTTGACATCAGGAACCCCAGAAGGCTTCTGCTCTATGGAATAACGGCTTACGTCATCGGCGTGGCCATCAGAATACCCCTGATGCTCCTCCTGAACTACTACGTTGCCCTCCCCATATGGCTCGGACTGCCGAGGGAGCAGGTCGTTCAGGCAGTTGAAAAGTGGACTCACGTTCCGTTCTGGGTTGCTATAGGCCTTCCAAACGCAATACAGAGCGTTATAGACGTTTTCCTGAGTTTGGTAGTTGCAGTTCCAGTTCTCAAGAGACTCCCCCACATCGGGTTTGAGGGCTCTCCTGCGGGGGACTGAGCTTCCCCCGAACTTTCTTTCCCCTAATTGAGAAAACTAAAGGTTCCCGAGTATATCGTCCCCCTCAATCGTTCTCTCGCAGTAGTGACAGCGGAGCTTGAGTGGTTCTCTGCTCTCGACCCTGAACTTCGGAGTAACGTGCTCGTGGTTGCTGACGCAGTTCGGGTTTGGGCACCTCAGGATTCCGACTATTTCGTCGGGAATCTCCACTTTGAACTTCTCAACGATTTTGTAGTCCTTCACGATGTTAACGGTAGCCAAGGGCGCTATTAGGGCTATCTTGTTGACCTCCTCTTCACTCAGATAGCGACCCTCGACCTTGACGATATCCTTTCTTCCAAGCTTCTTGCTCGGGACGTTGGAGGCTATGAGCAGGGTTCCGCCGTTGGGCTTCGTCAGGCCGAGTATCTCGACGACCTTGAGCCACTTTCCTACTGGAATGTGGTCTATAACCGTCCCCTCGGGGATGACCTCAACCTTCAGCTCGGGCATTCAAAACCCCTCCAGAACACCGAGTGTAAGTCCGAGAAGGGCCATCCTCACCGGAACGCCTGAGAAGACCTGCCTGAAGTAGAGCGCGTGTTTGCTCTTATCGACCTCCGGATGAATCTCGTCAACCCTCGGGAGCGGATGCATTACCCTGAGACTTTCTTTGGCGTTCTTAATGACGGAGAGGTTCACCTGGTAGCTTCCCTTCACCTTGAGGTACTCCTCCTCGTCTGGAAACCTCTCGCGCTGGATTCTCGTCACGTAGAGGACGTCCAATTCGGGGATTACGCCCTCTAGGTCGGTGGTCTCGTGCACCTCGAGGCCCTTCTCGCGGAGCTCCTCAACGATGTGCCTCGGCATTCTCAAAAGCTCGGGGGAAATCAGGTAGAGCTCAACGTCGTAGAAAGCTAGAGCCTCGGCTAAGCTGTGGACGGTTCTTCCATACTTCAAATCGCCGAGCAGACCGATTGTTAAGCCGTCAATCTTCCCGAAAGTTCTCTTTATCGTGTAGAGGTCCAGCAAAGTCTGAGTCGGGTGCTGATTACTTCCATCGCCGGCGTTGATGACCGGGACTTCTGCAACTTCAGCGGCAAGCCTGGCGGCCCCCTCCATGGGATGCCTTATCACTATCACGTCGCTGTACTGCTCCACCGTCTTTATCGTGTCAGCTAAGCTCTCGCCCTTCTTAACGCTCGTGCTCGATGCGGAGGAGAAGCCTATAACCGAACCGCCGAGCCTGTGCATCGCACTCTCAAAGCTCAGGCGCGTCCTCGTTGACGGCTCGAAGAAGAGCGTCGCCAGAATTTTCCCACGGGCGTAGTCGAGCGAGCCCTTCTCCTTAAGCTCCTCCTCAAGCCTTTCTGCAACGCTCAAAACGAACTCAATGTCTTCCTTCGAGAAGTCCCTTATGCTTATCACGTCGCGTCCTTTCCACTCCATGAGAGCCCTTCTCGTGTAAAAAACGACGGGTTTTTAAGCATTTTTTGACAATCAAATGTTAATTTAAGTCCGCTAATTCTTTAAACCTTGGTTCAAAAATCCCATAACCTTGTTTTAGGGTGATGGTATGAAGACGCCGAGCGTTTACATCGCCGAGGAGCTCATGCCGTACCTCCGCGCAAAGATAGCGGAAATCCTTTACCGCGAGGGCCTTAGACAGTCAAGGATAGCCACGTACCTCGGCATAACACAGGCGATGGTTAGTAAATACCTTGGGGGCAACTACAGGAGGCCTCCCGGAGATGTTACGGGTCTTCTGGATTCAATCGCCGAGGAAATAGCGAGCCTAATCCTCACCGGAGCTTCAAAAGACGAAATAATAGCGTTCACATCGAGGAGGCTCTTCGAGCTTTTCTCCTCGGGAAAGCTGTGCGAACACTACGCCAGATATGCCGGGATAAGCGAGGAAACCTGCAGGTCTCTCTTCGTTTCCAGCAACTCAACTGCAGTAGAGGAAATGAAACTCGCCCTCAGAGAGCTTCTGTCTCTGCAGGGCTTCTCAAAGCTCATCCCGGAGGTTAGGAGCAACCTCGCCTACGCCCCGTCCGGGGCCAAAAGCCCATCTGACGTAATCGCCATTCCGGGGAGGATAACCCTGGTAAAGGGCAGGCCCTATGCCCTGCCTCCGGAATTCGGGGCGAGCAGATTCACCGCCTCGTTGATTCTGGCAGTCGCGGATAGAAACCCAGAAATCAGGAGCGTCATGAACGTCAAACTCAACGAAAGCATTGCCGAAGCGGTTAGACGGTTGGGGTTTAAGTATGTTGAGACGAGAACAGGCGGTTTGAGCGAT
Above is a genomic segment from Thermococcus sp. containing:
- a CDS encoding AAA family ATPase, whose product is MIVGVVGKIAAGKTTVAKFFEERGFCRVSCSEPLIDLLTHNVSGYSWIPELPEKAEPTRERLIAFGKYLKEKYGGDILIRLAVDKKRHCKNIVIDGVRSREEVEAIKRLGGKVIYVEARPEIRFERLMKRKASKDRTIKSFEDFKTMDDAEERLYHTSKLKELSDYVIVNEGTLEELKERVEEIIKDIAEKV
- the pyrI gene encoding aspartate carbamoyltransferase regulatory subunit — its product is MPELKVEVIPEGTVIDHIPVGKWLKVVEILGLTKPNGGTLLIASNVPSKKLGRKDIVKVEGRYLSEEEVNKIALIAPLATVNIVKDYKIVEKFKVEIPDEIVGILRCPNPNCVSNHEHVTPKFRVESREPLKLRCHYCERTIEGDDILGNL
- the pyrB gene encoding aspartate carbamoyltransferase, yielding MEWKGRDVISIRDFSKEDIEFVLSVAERLEEELKEKGSLDYARGKILATLFFEPSTRTRLSFESAMHRLGGSVIGFSSASSTSVKKGESLADTIKTVEQYSDVIVIRHPMEGAARLAAEVAEVPVINAGDGSNQHPTQTLLDLYTIKRTFGKIDGLTIGLLGDLKYGRTVHSLAEALAFYDVELYLISPELLRMPRHIVEELREKGLEVHETTDLEGVIPELDVLYVTRIQRERFPDEEEYLKVKGSYQVNLSVIKNAKESLRVMHPLPRVDEIHPEVDKSKHALYFRQVFSGVPVRMALLGLTLGVLEGF
- a CDS encoding thiamine-phosphate synthase family protein encodes the protein MKTPSVYIAEELMPYLRAKIAEILYREGLRQSRIATYLGITQAMVSKYLGGNYRRPPGDVTGLLDSIAEEIASLILTGASKDEIIAFTSRRLFELFSSGKLCEHYARYAGISEETCRSLFVSSNSTAVEEMKLALRELLSLQGFSKLIPEVRSNLAYAPSGAKSPSDVIAIPGRITLVKGRPYALPPEFGASRFTASLILAVADRNPEIRSVMNVKLNESIAEAVRRLGFKYVETRTGGLSDEDAVKEIANIFEKLSPDFVLDWGGEGVEPLVYVFGRNPLDVVKKVKALLEVV